From one Variovorax sp. PBL-H6 genomic stretch:
- a CDS encoding acyl-CoA dehydrogenase translates to MRDVPFDWKDALRLDDLLTPEEIMIRDAARDYAQGQLMPRIRDAHRHETFDVGVMREMAELGFLGATIEGFGCAGISYVGYGLIAREFERVDTCFRSALGVQTTLSMTPIYLFGSQEQRERYLPAMARADKLGCFGLTEPDHGSDPGSMNSRARKVDGGYLLSGTKTWITHAPIADLMVVWAKDDSGRVGGFILERGMKGLATSKIEGKFSVRASPTGQIMMDDVFVPESQRLPGATGIGAPFACLNNARFGICWGALGAAEFCWHAARQYALDRKQFGRPLAANQLVQKKLADMQTEIVLGLHACLHLSRLRDQGRASPEMVSLLKRNCAGKALDIARAARDVHGGNGISDEYHVIRHVLNLETVNTLEGTHDIHALVLGRAQTGISAFAN, encoded by the coding sequence ATGCGCGACGTGCCCTTCGACTGGAAGGATGCGCTGCGCCTCGACGACCTGCTGACGCCCGAGGAGATCATGATCCGCGACGCCGCCCGCGACTATGCGCAGGGGCAGCTCATGCCGCGCATCCGCGATGCGCACCGGCACGAGACCTTCGACGTCGGCGTGATGCGCGAGATGGCCGAGCTCGGCTTCCTCGGCGCGACCATCGAGGGCTTCGGCTGTGCCGGCATCAGCTACGTGGGCTACGGGCTGATTGCGCGCGAGTTCGAGCGGGTCGACACCTGCTTCCGTTCCGCGCTCGGCGTGCAGACCACGCTCAGCATGACACCCATCTACCTGTTCGGCAGCCAGGAGCAGCGCGAGCGCTACCTGCCGGCCATGGCCCGTGCCGACAAGCTGGGCTGCTTCGGCCTCACCGAGCCGGACCACGGCTCCGACCCCGGGAGCATGAACAGCCGGGCGCGCAAGGTCGACGGCGGCTATCTCCTGTCGGGCACCAAGACGTGGATCACGCATGCGCCGATCGCGGACCTGATGGTCGTCTGGGCCAAGGACGACAGCGGGCGCGTGGGCGGCTTCATCCTCGAGCGCGGCATGAAGGGCCTCGCCACGAGCAAGATCGAGGGCAAGTTCTCGGTGCGCGCTTCGCCCACGGGCCAGATCATGATGGACGATGTCTTCGTGCCCGAGTCGCAGCGCCTGCCCGGCGCCACCGGCATCGGCGCGCCCTTCGCCTGCCTGAACAACGCCCGCTTCGGCATCTGCTGGGGTGCGCTGGGCGCGGCCGAGTTCTGCTGGCATGCGGCCCGGCAGTACGCGCTGGACCGCAAGCAGTTCGGCCGGCCGCTGGCGGCCAACCAGCTGGTGCAGAAGAAGCTGGCCGACATGCAGACCGAGATCGTGCTCGGCCTGCACGCCTGCCTGCACCTGAGCCGGCTGCGCGACCAGGGCCGTGCCAGCCCGGAGATGGTGTCGCTGCTCAAGCGCAATTGCGCGGGCAAGGCGCTGGACATCGCGCGCGCCGCGCGCGACGTGCACGGCGGCAACGGCATTTCCGACGAATATCACGTGATCCGCCACGTGCTCAACCTCGAGACCGTCAACACGCTCGAGGGCACCCACGACATCCACGCGCTGGTGCTGGGCCGCGCCCAGACGGGCATCTCGGCCTTCGCCAACTGA
- a CDS encoding acetate--CoA ligase family protein, protein MTPSNLDRAEVVKRLINPRSIAVIGASADFGKINGRPLKHLLEKGYAGRILPVNPKYREIGGVPCYADIDSLPEAADLAIVAVPAAEVLASVEALGRRGIRAAVIFSSGFGEMGAEGRAMEEALAQRARECGVVLCGPNCLGFINAFDKVYATFSQYADGETGPGPIAFVTQSGAFGTAIAALVRQRGLGLGYFINTGNEADLGFSELMASVIEDPRIRVAAGYLEGLEDGASLVRLAQRCHELGKPLVLTKVGRMASGARAAASHTGALAVEDAVFDAVIRQYGVLRARNEEQMLDMLEALSQPRMAAGNGLGIATQSGGAGVMMADRAEEMGLAVPELAAATRSRLAEVMPAFGAMGNPVDVTGQFVARPALLRESVVALMDDPGVHVGIVWLQLMTAHVDTLVRIFGEIQARTDKPFFVCWVAAPTEALQRLRALGIVVYTAGERAVEAAAALARWNAFRQRAARRQALQPAAMPALPADVRDGVQPTVQATEWLHAAGVPMAPVALAHDEEQAVALWRAAGGPVALKIESPDITHKTEVGGVLLKLDDDAAVRNGFATLMQRAASAEPAARLHGVVVQGMAQGHVELVVGVQRDPVFGMVVMVGTGGVLVEVLKDVAFRRAPFDACEAQQMLGELRMGALLDGVRGQKAVDRGAIAQMLAGLSRWAAAMQPRLAELDLNPVLVGPDGPVAVDCVMVLREQRTGSEAGG, encoded by the coding sequence ATGACTCCTTCGAACCTGGACCGCGCCGAGGTCGTGAAACGCCTGATCAACCCGCGATCGATCGCCGTGATCGGCGCCTCGGCAGACTTCGGCAAGATCAATGGCCGCCCGCTCAAGCACCTGCTCGAGAAGGGCTATGCCGGCCGCATCCTGCCCGTCAACCCCAAGTACCGCGAGATCGGGGGCGTGCCCTGCTACGCGGACATCGACAGCCTGCCCGAGGCCGCGGACCTGGCCATCGTCGCCGTACCGGCCGCCGAGGTGCTCGCCTCCGTCGAGGCGCTGGGGCGCCGCGGCATCCGCGCCGCGGTGATCTTCAGCTCCGGCTTCGGCGAGATGGGCGCCGAGGGCCGCGCCATGGAAGAGGCGCTGGCGCAGCGCGCGCGCGAATGCGGCGTGGTGCTGTGCGGGCCCAACTGCCTGGGCTTCATCAACGCCTTCGACAAGGTCTACGCCACCTTCAGCCAGTACGCCGACGGCGAGACCGGCCCGGGGCCGATCGCCTTCGTCACCCAGTCGGGCGCCTTCGGCACCGCCATCGCCGCGCTGGTGCGCCAGCGCGGCCTGGGGCTGGGCTACTTCATCAACACCGGCAACGAGGCCGACCTCGGCTTCAGCGAGCTGATGGCGAGCGTCATCGAGGACCCGCGCATCCGCGTCGCCGCCGGCTACCTCGAGGGCCTGGAGGATGGCGCCTCGCTCGTGCGCCTGGCGCAGCGCTGCCATGAGCTGGGCAAGCCGCTGGTGCTGACCAAGGTCGGGAGGATGGCCTCTGGCGCGCGCGCCGCCGCTTCGCACACCGGCGCGCTGGCAGTGGAAGATGCGGTGTTCGACGCCGTGATCCGCCAGTACGGCGTGCTGCGCGCGCGCAACGAGGAGCAGATGCTCGACATGCTCGAGGCGCTGAGCCAGCCGCGCATGGCCGCCGGCAACGGCCTCGGCATTGCTACCCAATCGGGCGGCGCCGGCGTGATGATGGCGGACCGCGCCGAGGAAATGGGGCTTGCCGTCCCCGAGCTCGCTGCGGCGACGCGGTCGCGGCTGGCCGAGGTGATGCCGGCCTTCGGCGCGATGGGCAATCCGGTCGACGTGACCGGCCAGTTCGTGGCCCGCCCGGCGCTGCTGCGCGAATCGGTGGTGGCGCTGATGGACGACCCGGGCGTGCACGTCGGCATCGTCTGGCTGCAGCTGATGACCGCCCACGTCGACACGCTGGTGCGCATCTTCGGCGAGATCCAGGCCCGTACCGACAAGCCCTTCTTCGTCTGCTGGGTGGCGGCGCCCACGGAGGCGCTGCAGCGGTTGCGCGCGCTGGGCATCGTGGTCTATACCGCCGGCGAACGCGCGGTCGAGGCGGCCGCTGCGCTCGCGCGCTGGAACGCCTTCCGGCAGCGCGCCGCCCGAAGGCAGGCCCTTCAGCCGGCTGCGATGCCGGCGTTGCCCGCGGACGTGCGCGACGGCGTGCAGCCGACCGTGCAGGCCACCGAATGGCTGCATGCGGCCGGCGTGCCCATGGCACCGGTCGCGCTGGCGCATGACGAGGAGCAGGCTGTAGCGCTGTGGCGCGCGGCGGGCGGCCCCGTGGCGCTGAAGATCGAATCGCCGGACATCACCCACAAGACCGAGGTCGGCGGCGTGCTGCTCAAGCTCGACGACGACGCGGCCGTGCGCAACGGCTTCGCCACCTTGATGCAGCGTGCAGCGTCGGCCGAGCCGGCCGCGCGGCTGCACGGCGTGGTGGTGCAGGGCATGGCGCAGGGCCATGTCGAGCTGGTGGTCGGCGTGCAGCGCGATCCCGTGTTCGGCATGGTGGTGATGGTCGGCACCGGCGGCGTGCTGGTTGAAGTGCTCAAGGACGTCGCCTTCCGCCGTGCACCCTTCGATGCGTGCGAGGCGCAGCAGATGCTGGGCGAGCTGCGCATGGGCGCGTTGCTCGACGGCGTGCGTGGCCAGAAGGCAGTCGACCGCGGCGCCATCGCGCAGATGCTGGCGGGCCTGTCGCGCTGGGCCGCGGCGATGCAGCCGCGGCTGGCCGAGCTCGACCTCAACCCGGTGCTGGTCGGCCCCGACGGACCCGTGGCCGTGGACTGCGTGATGGTCCTGCGCGAGCAGCGCACGGGCAGCGAGGCCGGGGGCTGA
- a CDS encoding Bug family tripartite tricarboxylate transporter substrate binding protein codes for MRITSRLIQGAGTAAAAAALLLGGSQALAQDPYPNRPVTVIAPYSAGGDADLAARNFAAAAQRALGQAVVVMNKTGASGVIGSAQVIAAPPDGYTLLLARTGSQAILPAIMPSTTKYKWDDYTFIGTLELNPYGCIVNAKSPYKTFDDLVGAMRTKGKGMNYGTAGVLTTNDMGPRQLFRILKLTDQTPTQIPYKGTGEASMSLVAGQTEFACGSLGSFIALIKSGALRALMVTSPERMASMPEVPTARELGYAEMEGIVGWSAVYGPPKLPADVRDRLAGALKTIAADPAWIAATEQTGSIPFVRPPEETRDFVRKHYQLYRSLGEQLNIIDSKM; via the coding sequence ATGCGCATCACTTCACGACTCATCCAGGGCGCCGGCACCGCTGCCGCGGCGGCGGCGCTGCTGCTCGGGGGCAGCCAGGCCCTCGCGCAGGACCCCTATCCGAACCGCCCAGTCACCGTCATCGCGCCCTACAGCGCAGGCGGCGATGCCGATCTCGCGGCGCGCAACTTCGCGGCCGCCGCGCAGCGCGCGCTGGGCCAGGCCGTGGTCGTCATGAACAAGACCGGCGCCAGCGGCGTGATCGGGTCGGCCCAGGTCATCGCCGCGCCGCCCGACGGCTACACCCTGCTGCTGGCACGCACCGGCTCGCAGGCCATCCTGCCGGCCATCATGCCGTCGACGACCAAGTACAAGTGGGACGACTACACCTTCATCGGCACGCTGGAGCTCAATCCCTACGGCTGCATCGTCAACGCCAAGTCGCCCTACAAGACCTTCGACGACCTGGTCGGGGCGATGCGCACCAAGGGCAAGGGCATGAACTACGGCACGGCCGGCGTGCTCACCACGAACGACATGGGGCCGCGGCAGCTGTTCAGGATTCTCAAGCTGACGGATCAGACGCCGACCCAGATCCCGTACAAGGGCACGGGCGAGGCCTCGATGTCGCTGGTCGCCGGCCAGACCGAATTCGCCTGCGGCAGCCTGGGGTCCTTCATCGCGCTGATCAAGAGCGGCGCGCTGCGGGCGCTGATGGTCACCAGCCCGGAGCGCATGGCCTCCATGCCCGAGGTGCCGACCGCGCGCGAGCTGGGCTATGCCGAGATGGAGGGCATCGTGGGATGGAGCGCGGTCTACGGCCCGCCGAAGCTGCCGGCCGATGTGCGCGACCGGCTCGCCGGTGCGCTCAAGACCATCGCCGCGGACCCGGCCTGGATCGCCGCGACCGAGCAGACCGGCTCGATTCCCTTCGTTCGCCCGCCGGAGGAGACGCGCGACTTCGTGCGCAAGCACTACCAGCTCTACCGGTCGCTGGGCGAGCAGCTCAACATCATCGATTCGAAGATGTAG
- a CDS encoding VOC family protein, producing MNAPRRLPDAQAAPIRPVKLAHVVLRVSQLERSRAWYLKVLEATPAFENEGLCFLTYDDEHHRIGLIARPELGHGGDAHTGLEHVAFTYASLGELLATYRRLRAHDIQPYWTINHGPTVSLYYKDPDGHRLELQYDVFERAEELEAFFAGGAYARNFMGIVFDPEEMIARFEAGEPLSVITARRPLREGETPWTMFMP from the coding sequence ATGAATGCACCGAGACGACTGCCCGACGCGCAAGCCGCACCCATTCGCCCCGTGAAGCTGGCCCACGTGGTGCTGCGTGTGTCGCAGCTCGAACGCTCGCGGGCCTGGTACCTGAAGGTGCTGGAAGCCACGCCGGCCTTCGAGAACGAGGGGTTGTGCTTCCTCACCTATGACGACGAGCACCATCGCATCGGGCTGATCGCCCGACCCGAGCTCGGGCATGGCGGGGACGCGCACACGGGGCTGGAGCACGTGGCCTTCACGTACGCCTCACTGGGCGAACTGCTCGCCACCTACCGACGGCTGCGCGCGCACGATATCCAGCCCTACTGGACCATCAACCACGGGCCCACGGTCTCGCTCTATTACAAGGACCCCGACGGCCACCGCCTGGAGCTGCAGTACGACGTGTTCGAGCGCGCCGAGGAACTGGAGGCCTTCTTCGCGGGCGGCGCCTACGCACGGAACTTCATGGGGATCGTGTTCGATCCCGAGGAGATGATTGCCCGCTTCGAGGCCGGTGAGCCCCTGTCCGTGATCACGGCACGGCGCCCGCTGCGCGAGGGCGAGACGCCCTGGACCATGTTCATGCCCTGA
- a CDS encoding fumarylacetoacetate hydrolase family protein, with product MKLATFRHQGALKYGAVEGDDVVDLSALPGAPADLRELLERSAPGLAWVRQAARLGRRLPLAEVQLCAPVPAPRKFLGLGGNYASHLEEAARLGLTRPAGQVWFNKQVSCVAGPYDPVHKPRVSDQLDYEGELGVVIGQRCRHVRAEEADAVIAGYVVVNDLSVRDWQLRAPTHTLGKSFDTHGPFGPWLVTRDEIADPHALRLRTWVNGELRQDGSTGEMLHRIGEMIAELTTAFTLEPGDVLSTGSPAGCGGLMSPPRYLRIGDLVRVEIESIGAIENRVIPEPDGDKT from the coding sequence ATGAAGCTGGCCACCTTTCGCCATCAGGGCGCGCTGAAGTACGGCGCGGTCGAGGGGGACGATGTCGTCGACCTCTCGGCCCTGCCCGGCGCGCCGGCGGACTTGCGCGAACTGCTGGAGCGGAGCGCCCCAGGCCTCGCCTGGGTTCGACAGGCAGCGCGGCTGGGCCGGCGGCTGCCGCTGGCGGAAGTGCAGCTGTGCGCGCCCGTGCCGGCGCCGCGCAAGTTCCTGGGTCTCGGCGGCAACTACGCCTCGCATCTGGAGGAAGCGGCCCGGCTCGGGCTCACGCGTCCTGCGGGCCAGGTCTGGTTCAACAAGCAGGTCTCGTGCGTCGCCGGTCCGTACGACCCGGTGCACAAGCCCCGGGTCTCCGATCAGCTCGACTACGAAGGCGAGTTGGGGGTCGTGATCGGGCAGCGCTGCCGCCATGTGCGCGCCGAAGAAGCCGACGCGGTGATCGCCGGCTACGTGGTGGTCAACGACCTGAGCGTGCGCGACTGGCAGTTGCGCGCACCCACCCACACGCTGGGCAAGTCCTTCGACACCCACGGCCCCTTCGGCCCCTGGCTGGTGACGCGCGACGAGATCGCCGATCCGCATGCGCTTCGCCTGCGTACCTGGGTCAACGGCGAATTGCGGCAGGACGGCAGCACCGGCGAGATGCTCCACCGCATCGGCGAAATGATCGCAGAGCTCACGACCGCCTTCACGCTGGAACCCGGCGACGTCCTGTCCACCGGCAGTCCGGCTGGCTGCGGCGGACTGATGTCTCCGCCGCGGTACCTGCGCATCGGCGACTTGGTGCGCGTGGAGATCGAATCGATCGGCGCGATCGAGAACCGCGTCATTCCCGAACCTGATGGAGACAAGACATGA
- a CDS encoding LysR substrate-binding domain-containing protein → MEDLNDLVFFAKVVEHQGFSAASRQLGVPKSRLSRRITLLEERLGVRLLQRSSRRLVLTSVGERFYERCQAILALSESAHELIQEAVAQPQGVLRVSCPLTLAQFWLTPLLPAFMKAHPRVRLLLTVSNRRVDPLEEPMDVVLRVRRPPFDDSSLVVRPLGRTHDVLLASPALLRERGMPSDVPGLEAWPTLSLPAEGERHAWLLRRDAEAAELVHAPRLVCGDMFALKRAALEGLGVVLLPEILCREELGDGRLVRVLPEWGCAESEVQAVFPSRRGMLPAVRALVDFLAAHPAG, encoded by the coding sequence ATGGAAGACCTCAATGACCTGGTGTTCTTCGCCAAGGTGGTCGAGCACCAGGGCTTCTCGGCTGCGAGCCGGCAGCTGGGGGTGCCCAAGTCGCGCCTGAGCCGGCGCATCACGCTGCTCGAAGAGCGGCTGGGCGTTCGGCTGCTGCAGCGCAGTTCACGTCGGCTGGTGCTGACCTCGGTGGGCGAGCGCTTCTACGAACGCTGCCAGGCGATCCTGGCTCTGAGCGAGTCGGCGCATGAATTGATCCAGGAGGCGGTGGCGCAGCCACAGGGCGTGCTGCGCGTGAGCTGCCCCCTCACGCTCGCGCAGTTCTGGCTGACGCCTCTGCTGCCCGCCTTCATGAAGGCGCATCCCCGGGTGCGGCTCCTGCTCACGGTGAGCAACCGCCGCGTCGACCCGCTGGAGGAGCCGATGGATGTGGTGCTGCGCGTGCGCCGCCCGCCCTTCGACGATTCGAGCCTGGTGGTGCGTCCGCTGGGCCGCACGCACGACGTGCTGCTGGCCAGCCCCGCGCTGCTGCGGGAGCGGGGCATGCCGTCGGACGTGCCCGGACTCGAGGCCTGGCCGACGCTCTCGCTTCCGGCCGAAGGCGAGCGCCATGCGTGGCTGCTGCGGCGCGATGCCGAAGCGGCCGAGCTGGTGCATGCGCCGCGCCTGGTCTGCGGCGACATGTTCGCGCTCAAGCGTGCAGCGCTCGAGGGCTTGGGGGTGGTGCTGCTCCCCGAGATCCTGTGCCGCGAAGAGCTGGGCGACGGGCGGCTCGTCCGCGTGCTGCCTGAATGGGGCTGCGCCGAGAGCGAGGTCCAGGCGGTCTTCCCGTCGAGGCGCGGCATGCTGCCGGCGGTGCGGGCGCTGGTGGATTTCCTGGCCGCACATCCGGCGGGCTGA
- a CDS encoding helicase SNF2: MNTSKIIAAAALSLFAAAGAQAETYHGVHAPVSASSRADVRAQAVIAARSENPYAEAVSSRVMPLMTASMERGSVRSEAIAAAHSANPYAEGYGHGVAQRSGRSVERAMVRAEARSAARGERLPL; this comes from the coding sequence ATGAACACCTCGAAGATCATCGCCGCAGCCGCTCTCTCGCTTTTCGCCGCCGCAGGCGCACAGGCCGAGACCTACCATGGCGTGCATGCGCCGGTCTCGGCCAGCAGCCGCGCCGACGTGCGCGCCCAGGCCGTGATCGCGGCACGCAGCGAGAACCCCTACGCGGAAGCCGTCTCGTCGCGCGTCATGCCCCTCATGACGGCCTCGATGGAGCGCGGCAGCGTGCGCAGCGAGGCCATCGCCGCCGCACACAGCGCCAACCCCTATGCCGAAGGCTATGGCCACGGCGTGGCGCAGCGGTCGGGCCGCAGCGTCGAGCGCGCCATGGTCCGCGCCGAGGCGCGCAGCGCTGCCCGCGGCGAGCGGTTGCCGCTGTAG
- a CDS encoding AMP-binding protein translates to MTATTVRALIEAQAARRPEAVYALSTEGGSPLHYAELARGCRKVAAVLRQHGVKPGDTVSLVMPNGLQTLRMLLGAMHAGVCVNPVNLLSQPEQMRYVLAHSDCRLVCVSPEWEERVRAMLQDIERPVSLMVVEPEAAALPGEAEAPASGDDPAPAPEDLALLMYTSGTTGMPKGVMLSQRNLAANAQAISAEHGLGPADRVLAVLPLYHINAFAVTMLAPLAHGGSLAMPPKFSAGRFWEQAAQAGCSWINVVPTMISYLLEGAQPPATQTAGIRFCRSASAALPPEHHRAFEQMFGIGIVETMGLTETAAPSFSNPMEPAKRKLGSVGRASGCEARVIDQQLAEVPDGATGELAIRGPNVMLGYYKNDEATRASFTPDGWLRTGDLGHRDADGFFFVTGRIKELIIKGGENIAPREIDEALLAHPAVRDAAAVGVPDRHYGQEIGACVILREGSTCTEEDLRAYCVGALGRYKAPGHYRFVEELPRGPSGKVQRLKLLPLFD, encoded by the coding sequence GTGACAGCCACGACCGTTCGTGCCCTGATCGAGGCGCAGGCGGCGCGCCGGCCCGAGGCCGTCTATGCGTTGTCGACCGAGGGCGGCTCGCCACTGCACTACGCCGAGCTTGCGCGAGGATGCCGCAAGGTCGCGGCGGTGCTGCGCCAGCATGGCGTGAAGCCGGGCGACACCGTCTCGCTCGTCATGCCCAATGGCCTGCAGACTCTGCGCATGTTGCTGGGTGCGATGCATGCGGGGGTGTGCGTGAATCCGGTCAACCTGCTGTCGCAGCCGGAGCAGATGCGCTACGTGCTCGCCCATTCCGACTGTCGGCTGGTGTGCGTGTCGCCCGAGTGGGAAGAACGTGTGCGCGCCATGCTGCAGGACATCGAGCGGCCGGTGTCGCTGATGGTGGTCGAACCCGAGGCCGCGGCCCTGCCGGGCGAGGCCGAAGCCCCTGCCAGCGGCGACGACCCCGCACCGGCGCCCGAGGACCTGGCCCTGCTGATGTACACCTCGGGCACCACCGGCATGCCCAAGGGCGTGATGCTGAGCCAGCGCAACCTCGCGGCCAATGCGCAGGCCATCAGCGCCGAACATGGGCTGGGCCCGGCCGATCGCGTGCTCGCGGTGCTGCCGCTTTATCACATCAACGCCTTTGCCGTGACCATGCTGGCACCGCTCGCGCATGGCGGCAGCCTGGCGATGCCGCCGAAGTTCTCGGCCGGCCGCTTCTGGGAGCAGGCCGCGCAGGCCGGGTGCAGCTGGATCAACGTGGTGCCGACGATGATCTCCTACCTGCTCGAAGGCGCGCAGCCGCCTGCAACGCAGACTGCAGGCATCCGCTTCTGCCGCTCGGCCTCCGCCGCGCTGCCGCCTGAACACCATCGCGCCTTCGAGCAGATGTTCGGCATCGGCATCGTCGAGACCATGGGCCTGACCGAGACTGCAGCACCCTCCTTTTCCAACCCCATGGAGCCTGCGAAGCGCAAGCTGGGCTCGGTCGGCCGCGCCTCCGGGTGCGAGGCGCGGGTCATCGATCAGCAGCTCGCTGAGGTGCCCGACGGCGCCACCGGCGAACTCGCGATCCGGGGCCCCAACGTGATGCTCGGCTACTACAAGAACGACGAGGCCACGCGCGCCAGCTTCACGCCGGACGGATGGCTGCGCACCGGCGACCTCGGGCACCGCGATGCCGACGGCTTCTTCTTCGTCACGGGGCGCATCAAGGAACTGATCATCAAGGGGGGCGAGAACATCGCGCCGCGCGAGATCGACGAGGCGCTGCTCGCCCATCCTGCCGTGCGCGACGCCGCCGCTGTGGGCGTGCCCGACCGCCACTACGGGCAGGAGATCGGCGCCTGCGTGATCCTGCGCGAGGGCAGCACCTGCACCGAGGAGGATCTGCGCGCGTACTGCGTGGGCGCGCTCGGGCGCTACAAGGCGCCGGGGCACTATCGCTTCGTCGAGGAACTGCCGCGCGGGCCTTCGGGCAAGGTGCAGCGGCTCAAGCTGCTGCCGCTCTTCGACTAG
- the sauS gene encoding acylating sulfoacetaldehyde dehydrogenase, producing the protein MEHSASPEATGPIAELVARARAAQRIYETWSQEQVDMAVAAAGWAIIEPKRNRELAELAVADTGIGNVEDKVGKNHRKTFGLLRDLRGARSVGVISEDPARGIVEIARPVGVVCAVTPSTNPGATPANKIINALKGRNAVIVAPSPKGWSTAERLIEFIHAQFDRIGAPRDLVQLLPSPVTKQATSELMRLCDLVVATGSQANVRAAYASGTPAFGVGAGNVASIVDETADTALAADRIVLSKTFDNATSCSSENSLIVVDAVRAPMIAALEARGAVMLDAAQKNTLQSLMWPEGKLSAAVIGKSAREIAQRAAAQDAAGRAGWLAIAERQPRILMVAEDGVGHDHPYSGEKLSPVLAVYAAKDFDEAAAIVERIYAYEGAGHSVGLHSAEPERAMRLGLTLKVSRVIVDQAHCIATGGSFNNGLPFSLSMGCGTWGKNNFSDNMNYRHFLNITRVSRPIPERVPSQEEIFGEFFARHGAE; encoded by the coding sequence ATGGAACATTCAGCATCACCCGAAGCCACCGGCCCGATCGCCGAACTCGTGGCCCGCGCGCGCGCGGCCCAGCGCATCTACGAGACCTGGTCGCAGGAACAGGTGGACATGGCGGTCGCCGCTGCGGGCTGGGCCATCATCGAGCCGAAACGCAACCGCGAGCTCGCGGAGCTGGCGGTGGCCGACACCGGCATCGGCAACGTGGAAGACAAGGTCGGCAAGAACCATCGCAAGACCTTCGGCCTGTTGCGCGACCTGCGCGGCGCGCGCTCCGTGGGCGTGATCTCCGAAGACCCGGCACGCGGCATCGTCGAGATCGCACGGCCGGTGGGCGTGGTGTGCGCCGTCACGCCCTCGACCAATCCCGGCGCCACGCCGGCCAACAAGATCATCAACGCCCTGAAGGGGCGCAACGCCGTGATCGTCGCGCCCTCTCCCAAGGGCTGGTCGACGGCCGAGCGGCTCATCGAATTCATCCACGCGCAGTTCGACCGCATCGGCGCGCCACGCGACCTGGTTCAACTGCTGCCCTCTCCCGTCACCAAGCAGGCCACGAGCGAGCTGATGCGCCTGTGCGACCTGGTGGTGGCCACCGGCTCCCAGGCCAACGTGCGCGCGGCGTACGCAAGCGGCACGCCGGCTTTCGGCGTGGGCGCCGGCAACGTGGCCAGCATCGTCGACGAGACGGCGGACACCGCGCTGGCGGCCGATCGCATCGTGCTGTCGAAGACCTTCGACAACGCGACCAGCTGCTCGTCCGAGAACAGCCTGATCGTCGTCGATGCCGTGCGCGCGCCCATGATTGCGGCCCTCGAGGCGCGCGGTGCGGTGATGCTCGACGCGGCGCAGAAGAACACGCTGCAATCGCTGATGTGGCCGGAGGGCAAGCTCTCGGCCGCAGTGATCGGCAAGTCGGCACGCGAGATCGCCCAGCGCGCCGCAGCGCAGGACGCGGCGGGCCGCGCCGGCTGGCTCGCCATTGCCGAGCGCCAACCGCGCATCCTCATGGTGGCCGAGGACGGCGTGGGCCACGACCATCCGTACTCGGGCGAGAAGCTGAGCCCCGTGCTCGCCGTCTACGCGGCAAAGGACTTCGACGAGGCCGCTGCCATCGTCGAACGCATCTACGCCTACGAGGGCGCGGGCCACTCGGTGGGGCTGCACAGCGCGGAGCCGGAGCGCGCAATGCGCCTGGGCCTGACGCTGAAGGTGTCGCGCGTGATCGTCGACCAGGCGCATTGCATCGCCACCGGCGGCAGCTTCAACAACGGGCTGCCCTTTTCGTTGTCGATGGGCTGCGGCACGTGGGGCAAGAACAACTTCTCCGACAACATGAACTACCGGCATTTCCTCAACATCACGCGCGTGTCGCGGCCCATCCCCGAGCGCGTGCCGAGCCAGGAGGAAATCTTCGGCGAATTCTTCGCCAGGCACGGTGCCGAGTGA